Proteins encoded within one genomic window of Thermoanaerobaculia bacterium:
- a CDS encoding tetratricopeptide repeat protein has product MRSWASSLLLLAAVFAAARPASGDGAPAPAVSAPPAAERAEARLRVGDWEGAIAIAEDALRAAPEDAALWRIAGEAYGGKARTASVLAQIRLARKCRAAFEKAVALAPEDADARMDLFTYYLEAPGIAGGGAARAREEAEAIARIDAARGHAALGALYAHEKDYSRAEAEYRLVLEREPGNGDARAGLGEVLLARSQFEEARRLWSGLVGDAELGPIAHYQLGEISLLSGTELDEGVEHFRLYLASPPRPEAPPPADAECRLALLFERIGKKDEARSALREAIRLDPGNAQARRELKRLGG; this is encoded by the coding sequence GACGGCGCTCCGGCGCCGGCGGTCTCCGCGCCCCCGGCGGCGGAGCGCGCCGAGGCGCGGTTGCGTGTCGGCGACTGGGAAGGCGCGATCGCGATCGCCGAGGACGCGCTTCGCGCCGCGCCGGAGGATGCGGCGCTCTGGCGCATCGCCGGCGAGGCCTACGGGGGCAAGGCGCGCACCGCGTCGGTCCTCGCGCAGATCCGGCTCGCTCGCAAGTGCCGGGCCGCTTTCGAGAAGGCGGTCGCCCTCGCTCCGGAAGACGCCGACGCGCGGATGGATCTCTTCACCTACTACCTCGAGGCGCCCGGGATCGCGGGGGGAGGGGCCGCGCGCGCCCGGGAGGAGGCGGAAGCGATCGCGAGGATCGACGCCGCGCGCGGACACGCGGCGCTCGGCGCGCTGTACGCCCACGAGAAGGACTATTCCCGCGCCGAGGCCGAGTACCGCCTCGTCCTCGAGAGGGAACCGGGGAACGGGGACGCGCGGGCGGGTCTCGGCGAAGTCCTGCTCGCGCGCAGCCAATTCGAAGAGGCGCGCCGGCTCTGGAGCGGACTCGTCGGCGACGCCGAGCTGGGGCCGATCGCGCATTACCAGCTCGGCGAGATCTCGCTCCTCTCCGGGACGGAGCTCGACGAGGGAGTGGAGCACTTTCGCCTGTACCTCGCGAGCCCGCCCCGACCCGAAGCGCCTCCGCCGGCGGACGCAGAGTGTCGGCTCGCCCTCCTCTTCGAAAGGATCGGAAAGAAGGACGAGGCTCGCTCGGCGCTGCGCGAGGCGATTCGCCTCGATCCGGGAAACGCGCAAGCCAGGAGGGAGCTCAAGCGCCTCGGCGGGTGA